CAGGGCTTTGCCTCTTGGAGCTCACGTCCCTCCCTGCTCTTCATACCTGCTGGGCAGGGGCCTCCTGGACAGTGGGCTGCCAGCAGGATTTGCACAATAGGCAAGGCTGGGCATTTCTCCCTCACCTGCTTGCAGGGTCTTGGCAGCAGCTGTGTCTCCTCTGGGCCCCTCCCACCAGGCAGGTCCTCATCCTGTCAggcagcccctcctccctccatcctgCCCGTGTGGCAGGCTCTGACAGCGCCCTGCCCTTGCCAGCCCTGGGTGGCCCGCCAGCCTCTATTGGAAGTGCCTTCAGAGCTGATTCCTCACTGAATTCTCCCCATTGACTGAGCAGGCTTCCTGAGTGGCACAGGACGTGTGCCCGTCAGGCTCAGTGCTAGACGACATTAGAAGCGGTTCCTCCGGGGCAGTAGTACACGCCTCAGCTGCCACCAACTGACAGGGCCACACCTCACTGAGCTTAGCACACAAGTAACCCTTGCTTCTCCTCACCCCTGTCCCCGGGCCTCATCACATGGTGCTTCTGTGGTGGTCTCAGCACCACCTGAAGTGTGTCTGCCCTCCAGCAGACCCTGCACTGACCTGGGAAGCCCGGGTCTGGGGTAGCCATTGGGAAGCAGCTTGGAAGGCAAGCTGCCCTGTGGGCACCTTACTGTGGCTTCTGCTGGACTCCCTTCAGATTTCCTCCATCTGAAAATGGCAGAGCTTCCTCTCAGTGGAATCCGCTCTCCTAGACTGTGCCACCCTCACTCTGCACCCTGCTACCCACAACTGAGAATTTACATACCAGCTGTTCTCTATTAAGTCCAAATCTCCTAAATCTCACTTCACTCCAAATCTTCTAACTTAGGTGCAGGTCCCCTCTAACACAGCCGCAGGTTGGCACAGAGGCAAACAGACAGAATCTGGTGTTATTTCTGAGGGTCTTTCCCCCGCAGCACGAGGTTGTCCACGCAGAGCCTTTGGACGAGCTGTACGAGGCGTTGGCAGAGGTCCTGACCACAGAGGAGCCCACCCAGTGCCACCGAAGCTATGTGCTGGTAGGAGATGTGCACAAGCCAAACAGCTGTGCTCCAGCTCTAGCGGGTGACAGCAGGGCTTGGCCCAGGGTTGATCCTGACCCCTCCTTTGCCTCACCTAAAACCAGGCACTCCAATAAACAACAGAACCTGGCTCAGGCAGCCACTCAGTTACTCGTTAGCAAGGACCTGTGTCCAGCCTTCAGCTCACACTTGACTGTGTGGACCTCCCAGGACAGCAGTCTCTTCCAACTCTACTGCCACCACCGTCACTTGCCCCTCCTATTCTTGTCACATGGAAACCCCTTCTGCACACAATAGCCAGGAGGAGGTTGGGGTTGCTTCACTGGTTTGCTTTAAGCTGCTATTATAAAACAGCTACAGAAAACCACACGCAAGAAATACAGAGCTTATAGAGTCACTGCACGGCAGTAGCCACAGTGACCGCCACTCTGGTGGTGGGACAGAACCCTGGCAGCAGCCCCTGAAGCCCTCCACCTGACCCAGCCAGTCCCAGCACAGTAACCGCCATCCCGCCTGTTAGTCACGTCCCTGAGTTTGTGTACCTCACTCTGCTGTGGGCCGCAGCATTAGTCCTGTCCATTAACTGGGCACAACCCAAGGTCTTCCTCCCACACTCTATCCTTGCCACCCCTCTGCTGAATGGCCCTGGCTGTCAGAGCTGGGCCTGGGGGCACCTGTGGGGGCGTCCAGCCTGCCCCTCGACTTCCCGAATGCCGACTGGCCCAAGCTACACCATGGTTGCTGCATGGGAAGTTTCTTTTCCCTTGCCGGGTGGTGGCTGTGGTGTGGCCACCACTGTGACTTTACACTAGCCCGAGTCCAGATGGCTGGCTTCATCCCCCCGTCTCTCCGTGCAGCCTTCGGGAGATTCAGTCACCCTCTCGGAGAGCACAGCCATCGTTTCCCACGGCACCACGGGCCTGGTCACGTGGGATGCAGCCCTCTACCTCGCAGAGTGGGCCATGGAGAACCCAGCAGCCTTCAGGCACAGGTGACCTCAGGCACAGGGCAGGCGCCAGGCGGGTTGGACCTGGCACAGACTGACAGGCCCCCTTTCGCCCACCCAGGTCTGTGCTAGAGCTGGGCAGTGGCGCTGGCCTCACAGGTGTGGTCATCTGCAAGACATGCCACCCCCGAGCATACACCTTCAGTGACTGTCACAGCCGTGTCCTCGAGCAGCTCCGAGGAAACGTGCTTCTCAACGGCCTCCCACTGGAGCCGAAGGCCACTGCTGACTCAGAGAGCCCCCTGGTGATGGTGGCCCAACTGGACTGGGATGAGGCAACGGTCCCTCAGCTCTCCGCCTTCCAGCCAGACATTGTCATCGCAGCAGGTAAGCCAGGGCCAGCCCCGCCAGCGCTCTGCTGAGGGCCAGGGAGCAGGGGCTGCAGGTGGGGAGCAGGGGCGCCGGGGCCTCCGGGAGGCATCAGAGCACCCGGAGCCCCTTCCAGGTGCTGCCGCTGGGGTGGTTCCATCAGGAGTGCCCTGGCTGTCCACCAGGGCTTGAGCTGAGCAGAACGGCCCTCTGCCAGGCTCGTCCTACAGAGGACGCCCAGGAGGCCTCAGTTACCATGCAGGTCCTCCATTCAGGGGGCTGCACACGAGCCCACATGCCCTGCCCCTCAGAGGTGCTGCCACTTCACCACCAGGCATCCAGTGTTCTGAGCACCACGCTGTAGGTCTTCAGATGGGAGAGCCAGCCATGGCAGCCCTTGGTCATTCCAGGGCCACAGCAGTCTCCTGCCTGTCACCAGCACCCAGTCCCACACCAGGCCTTGAGGGGGGTCCCAGGGGCAGTCGGGGAACAAGAGCTGAGCAGCCCCACCTGTCAGTGCCGGCTGTCTTCTCTGTGCAGGGCTATCCTGGGGATTCACTGCCACCACCATGCTGGGCGACCTGCCTGTCTCTGTCTACACCTCTCTGCCTGGGTCCAGACCCCAGGCCTTCCGAGGCCACAGGAAGAGGCTAACCACTTCTGGTACAAGGACAGTGTCCTTAAGAGAAGGCAGAGTGGTTAGGCCACCAAAAGCCCTACGTCCCCTTTCCGACTTGACATCATGCCCACTACAGCTGACAGGTTAGAGCTCAGGACACGGAAGCCCAAAGCAGAGTTCAGACAGCGTCACTAAGCAAGCAGCTTCTGAGCAGGCGCGGCCAGCGTTCCCAGCAGTACTCCCTCGAGGCCAGGGAGTCCCCGCTGGCTCGTGTCCTGAGGGTTTTCCTGTCACCTGAGCAATCTTTCTGCACAACAGCATAGATCTAATCTAACAGCCACTGCAGGCCCTCACCCTTCCCCAGGTCAGCAGCAGCCTGGCCATGCCATTTGGTTCTGAGTCCTGAGGCCCCTGAGTAACCAGAGCTCTGCATCACAGACGTGCTGTACTGCCCAGAAGTGACCCTC
The sequence above is drawn from the Urocitellus parryii isolate mUroPar1 chromosome 9, mUroPar1.hap1, whole genome shotgun sequence genome and encodes:
- the Eef2kmt gene encoding protein-lysine N-methyltransferase EEF2KMT isoform X3 codes for the protein MAPEENAETARLLQSFERRFLAARTLRSFPWQSLEEKLRTSSDSELLLDILQKTVKHPVCIRHPPSVKYTQSFLLELIKKHEVVHAEPLDELYEALAEVLTTEEPTQCHRSYVLPSGDSVTLSESTAIVSHGTTGLVTWDAALYLAEWAMENPAAFRHRSVLELGSGAGLTGVVICKTCHPRAYTFSDCHSRVLEQLRGNVLLNGLPLEPKATADSESPLVMVAQLDWDEATVPQLSAFQPDIVIAADVLYCPEVTLALVGVLQRLSACQRDRVPDVYVACTMRNPETYQLFTTELVTFHL
- the Eef2kmt gene encoding protein-lysine N-methyltransferase EEF2KMT isoform X2; translated protein: MAPEENAETARLLQSFERRFLAARTLRSFPWQSLEEKLRTSSDSELLLDILQKTVKHPVCIRHPPSVKYTQSFLLELIKKHEVVHAEPLDELYEALAEVLTTEEPTQCHRSYVLPSGDSVTLSESTAIVSHGTTGLVTWDAALYLAEWAMENPAAFRHRSVLELGSGAGLTGVVICKTCHPRAYTFSDCHSRVLEQLRGNVLLNGLPLEPKATADSESPLVMVAQLDWDEATVPQLSAFQPDIVIAADVLYCPEVTLALVGVLQRLSACQRDRVPDVYVACTMRNPETYQLFTTELEEAWSSSGALLLPSALT
- the Eef2kmt gene encoding protein-lysine N-methyltransferase EEF2KMT isoform X1: MAPEENAETARLLQSFERRFLAARTLRSFPWQSLEEKLRTSSDSELLLDILQKTVKHPVCIRHPPSVKYTQSFLLELIKKHEVVHAEPLDELYEALAEVLTTEEPTQCHRSYVLPSGDSVTLSESTAIVSHGTTGLVTWDAALYLAEWAMENPAAFRHRSVLELGSGAGLTGVVICKTCHPRAYTFSDCHSRVLEQLRGNVLLNGLPLEPKATADSESPLVMVAQLDWDEATVPQLSAFQPDIVIAADVLYCPEVTLALVGVLQRLSACQRDRVPDVYVACTMRNPETYQLFTTELGRAAIRWEAVPPHSQKLFPYEEHSEMAVLRLML